The Spirochaeta lutea sequence TGCCGCCAGTTTCGCAGCCGCCCAGATCGCCCGGTACGGCGGGTTTACCACCTGGGGCCACAAGCCTATTATGACCGGCCAGGTGTACGTTGTCTTTCCTCCGGATGATCACCGGAACAAGGAGACCCTGGCCGAGGAGCTGAACCGCCATGAGCCCGAGCTTGCCAAGATTCTCCAGCCCATCCTAGAGCCCATGACCCGGCGCGGCGGAGGCTACCGGGGTATGATCGCCGCCTGGCTCCCCGAGAGCGAAACCCTTCGCCTCCATGTCCACCTGGACGTCCGGGATGCCATGGGGGCAAACCTGATCAACACCTGCATGGAGGCCCTCAAGCCCCGGATCGCCGCCATTACCCGGGGTGAGATTCTCATGGCGATTCTCACCAACCGCGCCGACCAGCGTCTAGCCGGGGCCCGGTTTGTGCTTCCCCTGCACGCCCTCAGCCGGGGCGATTTTCACGGCATGCCCCTGGCGCAGCGGATACTCCGGGCTTGGCGGGTCGCGGATACCGACCCTGCCCGGGCGGTGACCCACAACAAGGGTATTATGAACGGTATCAGTGCGCTGGCCCTGGCGACGGCCAACGACACCCGGGGCATTGAGGCCGCAGCCCACGCCTGGGCGGCCCGGGACGGCCACTACCGCTCCTTGAGCAGCTACCGGATTGATCATGAAAATTTAGTAGGGGAGATTGAGCTTCCCCTGCCCCTGGCTACCGTGGGCGGAGGAGTAGGATTCCATCCCGCCGCCCAGGCAGCCCTGAAGATTCTGGGAAACCCCGATGCCCAGGGCCTGGCACGCTTCGCCGCCGCCCTCGGCCTGGCTCAGAATTTCGCTGCCATATCGGCCCTTACCGGGGAGGGAATCCAGGCCGGCCATATGCGGCTGCACGCCGGGCGGTTAGCCTTCGCCGTGGGTGCCCGGGGGCCGGAGATTCCCGAACTGCAGCGGCGAATCGCCCGGGAAGGCGTATTCAACCGGGCCACCGCCCAGGCGATTCTCGGGGAAATGCGCAGCGAATCTCCCTCGGCATCCGGCCAGCCCTCAACGTCAGGCCAGA is a genomic window containing:
- a CDS encoding hydroxymethylglutaryl-CoA reductase, degradative, translated to MKPRPQSMDDPGFRKLTIRQRRAVLAEDQGLDFSQGDLNATQARDEILDLADVMVETAIGIMPVPLGIARGFLIDGRQISIPMATEEPSVIAAASFAAAQIARYGGFTTWGHKPIMTGQVYVVFPPDDHRNKETLAEELNRHEPELAKILQPILEPMTRRGGGYRGMIAAWLPESETLRLHVHLDVRDAMGANLINTCMEALKPRIAAITRGEILMAILTNRADQRLAGARFVLPLHALSRGDFHGMPLAQRILRAWRVADTDPARAVTHNKGIMNGISALALATANDTRGIEAAAHAWAARDGHYRSLSSYRIDHENLVGEIELPLPLATVGGGVGFHPAAQAALKILGNPDAQGLARFAAALGLAQNFAAISALTGEGIQAGHMRLHAGRLAFAVGARGPEIPELQRRIAREGVFNRATAQAILGEMRSESPSASGQPSTSGQTPKSDSAKQSQEDG